Genomic segment of Arachis hypogaea cultivar Tifrunner chromosome 16, arahy.Tifrunner.gnm2.J5K5, whole genome shotgun sequence:
AATTGTATGTCATTACTTTGGTTAAATAcatattacttaaaaaaaatctaaaatcaaatatctgaaaaataaaattgtcaaactatttttatttaaatataacatctatatgaaaaataaaaatccaaatttaATTTCTACCAACATAATAGTTAATCATTTTTTAATGCCAATATAAGTTAAAGATAtaactaataatttaataataaaatttactaaAAGAATTATAAGGAACatataagtaatttttatttaacaatgttATATAatcagtaaatattattttttttaaccaatATTTGATTAGTAATAATTTGtactcatatttataaaaattttatacacaaaaaatataaaatttatatctatattatcataatttttatatataaattaatacaatttgcatctatattttttaaaattaaaatttatttattaaagataatttaatatttgtgtcagttaaataataacaaaaatattaaaaattgctaATTTAAAGAGTTTCTCATTTTTATTAGAAGCACTCAAGTGGCTTGTGCCATTATAGCTAGTGGATGACATTATTATGTTGAAAGTAGCTATACTCTATAAAAGGCCAACAAGGGGAAGACATGAGCATTGGCCTtacttttttgaatttaatatgaATTTTGATGACTACTATTGGATATGATATTAGCCTACCTAATAATTTTAAGAAGATATATTTTGTTTGGTTTActaaaggggaaaaaaaaaggaaggtggagataaaaaaaattgtggaCAAGGCTAATTGTTTTTACATATATTATTAGAGCGAGGTTGTATGGTTTCATCATTGATTATTAGTCTAATTATTtctatagatttttttttcttgtgtttaTTTTTAGGTaagctatatatatattaaagctAAGTCTTGTAAATAAATGAGATtaacttttataatataataaaacaatTCGACATTTTAAATCTatgataagaaattaaaataccAAATTATGAAGCAAAATTAATCATCGTAGTCTTAGTTATCTTTTATTGTTTATCTTCCTACATATATATTTGCTTACATAAATTCATTCTGTATTGTTATTATAtagaaattataatatataaatttaacacTAAACTCATCTATCGcaaattaaattagtcaaatttcgaaaaaaaaatgtaaaaattggTGCTAAGGAGAACATTGTGAGGGTCATAAAGAGAAAGGGACAAAGAAAtcgtaaaataaataataaagagataaataaatttttaaaaatttatattttagacaaattaatctctaaaaaaatatattaataaaattattcagGATAATAAAcatgaataaattagtttaaattaagattttttattctaatcatagaagttaatttaaaaataatgtattcatatttattatcttaaaatattttattaatacttttttttagaaactaatgtatttgaaatataaattttaaaaaatttacttgTCACATTactctaaaataaaatagatttcactttagttatcaaattataaattaaataatatatttttcacacACTTTAGACAATTACATCTTCAAGTGTATGATTGCATGCACAAACTGTAGCCCACTCCCATGTCAAGGGAATGATTACCAACACTCATCTTAATTCCCTTTCTTTTACATGCGagagctttctttaatttattattgcatataaattaaaataacaataaaaaatacatattaaaaaaaaaaacaagaaatatagGCCAAAGAGTGCAAGGGGGTGCTTGTTGAAGAATCCCCTTTCCGGCAATAAGCAGAAAGTAAACAGAAAAAATATCAGAAAAAGCAATTGTCATTATCAACTAACAAAAAGATCCCACTATaccaacaataaaaagaaaattaaaaaagaaaagtaaaagattaaaaagaaatataagaaaaagatccTTTTAACCATTTTTCCGGATTCAACTTTTGTCACTTGGTTTGTTGTGCTACAAACACATGTATACACAAATACTATATACCACATATTTATgtatcattatatatttttttaatttatttataatatatattttatattttaatatattatatatataattaatttaatatatagttaattatatatatagtttttataTATTAGTTTATTTCTGCTTAATTTAATCTATAGAGATCCATTATAACAACATAAAGAACGTATGCATAATATTGCaagatatgaataaaattaaattgatgatggGCACAACTAGTATATATGCATGCACATTGCCAATATCCTCAAGAGTGAAACAATCAATAAAAAATGACTGCTATGATAGTTCCTAgagcaaaattttaattttttataaaatgacAAATAGGTTCTTGATCTTTTAGTTCgcagatatttatttttttgagaatttaaaaatatatttaaatatctgACTTTATCAAAATCTGAACATATCGATCTTTGGTCTAATTTGTCACATTTTAAAAATTCTTCCATATGTAGATTTGTATATCGACTTGGCCAGTACAACAAAAgccatgtttaatttttttgttaggtCTGTCAAGTTTAAgtgaataaattttgaaaagatcagagacttaaatgtatttttaaatcgttaaaaatttaaatgttcGAAAACCAAAAGGTGAAAGATctatttatcattttttcttaatttacaaaaaattaagtttgaacctctctttttttttttgtgtgtgtcaGACCTTTACATAGTTTTCTCAGAAAATTAAACACTATTGTTGTGTGAAACCAGAACCCATGCTTAACCTAACAGATTTGGACTTTTTGTTAAGGTGTCATCCTCCCTTCACTATTTTTAGAGAATATTTACATCACGGGCTTGACCTTGTTGGGCTCAAAAATCATTGTCTTGTAATTGATCTTTTATGTTAGatacttttttaattaaattcgttttagtattttataatttatcataTATCAAACGCAAATATGAATATTAAAAGATATTTcgtattttctttaaaaaatagcaaagatttaattattttttttattttgaatattttcttAGATTGTTTCATAGTTTATCATATATCAAACATAAatgcaaatatttttaaaatattttacatttaaaacaaataattaacaaacaattaatttttatgtagTATAAATCCTCAAAAACcaacttttaaaataataaattaataagaatgtaattaaaattagaaatttagtaaaattataattcaacaataattaaaCAATGTTTGTTATCCACAATAATTGGAATATGCACCACGAAATACAATGATTATTCTCTTGCTAGTTAGATTAAACAATGCATTTGCCGATAGGTTCAAGAAAAAGAAGTGTgctttaattagttaattagctGTATAGTTAATTTTGCCTTAATTAATGACACGATAATATGAGGTCAAAAATTCATGAGCTGTGGCAAAAACTTTTGTGTTTTAtgcaaatattaatttttttttgtattatgtaCAAAATTTTCTATGATATATccataattttgtatttttaattatattaatacaaagaaaaaaaaagcgcACAATTTACACATATATCATGTAAATAATTTTTGGAGTAAatgtttttttcggtttttatcttttctaaaaattgagttgtcttttaatatttaaaaaatgatgaattagtttttgtctatttttttattagacacatgGATTCTTTTGTAATCAATAAACAGAAATTGATATGTCTAACAaaagaaataatagaaaaatcaatttatctaataaaaaaattgatgtatctaacaaaaaaatagataataatcgatttattattttttaaacgtTGATAAATAAtttgtcaatttttaaaaaagataaagaccaaaaaaatatttactctaATTTTTACTAATCTAAACTAATTTAACTGGATTTAGTTGCAAAAATTGTTGTACAGTTAGCACTGCCGTCACAAAATTCTCAGTTGAAATATTATAGTATTAAAATTATGCTAACTTCCACTATGCATGTTTTTGGACTTTTGTCTCGCATTAAAGTAGAAATTATGATAATATTGATGACAATAGTGACAAAATATGAACGGCGAAAGCATTGAACACAAAAGAAGAGTTGGGTGAAGATATTTTCCCTTCAAGATAAGATTGTTTGAGTAATGCGGATCCCACATCAATAGAGACAAGCACCATTACATTCATTaataaatcatcatcatcattttcattatcaaaaaataatattatcatttacCAAAATGCATGGCATCATAATTCATCACCCTATTGTTGGAATCGGCGTGACATGAAGTAGGTCCCTATCTTACAACCCTACatacatatttttataatttttatcagaGAGTTGAGACTTGAGATAGAGACTAAACTTTTTTTATTCATAacaaaaatctaattatttaacGCTTTGATGAATATCGGAAAATAgttaaattaatctttaaaaaattatttattttttaattattttttaaattttaaaatagtcatattaattttttattattttatttattaatagtattaaaatttattaatatgatatGTTActctaatttaatatatatttaaaaattttaattaattattaacctaattaatttataaaattagataaaattaattttaaatagaaaaattttaatgTCTTAAATTTTTTctacaattaaatttaaatttaatataattttataaattaattatgttaataattaattaaaatttttaaatttatattaaaatattatttaatatattatattaataaattttgatatcatCAACAAATAAAATGACAAAAAGATTAATacgactaatttaaaattttaaaaagacgaatttaattaaaaaaacttttcaaaaattaatttaaaaaacaaatattttaagaattaatttgagtATTTATTCTTTATAATATTAGTGAATAAGATTTTTTGCGCGTTGGTTAAGTTTAAGATCACTATATATACATTCGAATTTGATAAGTGATAAGTAATTAAGTATTGATAAATtaccagtgaaaaaaaaaaagtcaaacaaTTCTATTTGTTCTTAAATGGAACATGCATTATGGTCTTAATAAATAGTGAGATCTCACTAATAATTAATATCATTCATCTTTATTTATAAATGTGATAAGCTTAAGCTGACGATgttatttactcatcattttgaatttttcttttctttatacaagacttttttttagtttaaacgtatatatatagtttaaacgtatattattcaaataaaattttaattagtccAGGTACATAACCTATAATAATTTTCACATGTAATAATTATTATTCACCTACTTTAAAGGGGTCACAAAATAACAATGCAATTTCTGTGCTACTTTATCCCACGCAAGCGGGAAGTTCGCCCGCTATGCTTCGCCAGAAGTCCGTTTCGTCTCATCTAGTGAGgtggttttaggattttagtcCGTTTTATTTAACGGCGAGTTAACAGATTGAcagatttaatatttttattttttttaactattaaataatatatatataaatttttttattttttatttttaattattataatttttaaaaatataaataaattataatttttatatttataaatattaaaatttttgtaattataaatatctaataaatataattataaatcaaattttcatccaaaacataattataaatattgttcccaaagcaaaataaacataatgcaaaacataattataaatattgtctctaaaacaaaataaatataatccaaaatactcaattttcatttttattttcttctaagtTAGATTGGGAGAAGTtgaattttgacaaaaaaaaattataaaaatatcccttactaaaaaaatactaaactcGACAAAAAAAACCTGCGTTACCCTACCAAAATTTGCAGTTTAAACGGTGCAAATTAAACGAATTTTTACAATTTGACGGTTTCAATTTTTTAACccaatctattttttttaatgggTTAGACATATCGACCCAGCAAGTTTAGGCCCATTTACTACCCCTGCATACCTGCTCAAAGGGATAATTAGTGGAAAAATACCAAAAACTGCCGAACCTAACGCCACATTGTTTTCATATTCTGTGGGCTACCATAAGTGAAGCCTAgaatattcattcacacactaattattaattattgacTAATCACAAATTAAGGAATCAACTTTACTATTTTTGGGTGGGACCCAATTTCACCCATTTATTTATTAATACATTGAACAAGTGGATAagactaaaagaaaaagaaaaagaaagcttaGCTAGCACACTCATCGACAAGCACTATAAAAAATAGTACTATCTAATATCATTATAAAGTGAGTTATCTAATAACATTTTAGACAGACATTGTGGTTAGTGAGAAAAAAGTTTGATAGCACACAGAAAAGGATTTTTTGCAATAATAATGGGTTCTCTTATGGCAGGATGGGACTCTAAATCAGGTAccttaatttttatgttattatgattttatttatttttaattaaaaaattgatatgtGAAAAAATctggattttttttattagcaACACTTAAGAGGAACCGTTCCCTTACCAAAGATGAAATTGATGCTTAttggagatcaaagaagaagatagagGAAGAACATCTTAGAGCTATTTCAAATTTAGCACAAGTTGTTCAGGTTTGAATTTGATGGTGAAATCCATATAATATCACTGCTTTATCATTATTGTTAGTGTTTTTCTTTTGAATCAAGTTCTCGTTAATAGGACTTATAAGAAGCTATTATGAAGTGTGTCTTGATCAAAGTTGGCATGATTTAATTTTGTTATGGTTATGATTATGATTTCAACTAAATATGAGCCATCAacttcatatttatttatttttatttcaatttgaaCTGTATTCTGGTGATTAAATttagattttcttttttaatatatatttttctttgaaaCAGACAAGTACAACATCAATTGAAGTTGAGAAGAAGCTTCGAAGGGCAATTACCATGCCCTTAGGCCGTGGAAATGAGTCATTACATTTGAATATTGACTCAAATTTGGAGGAGCTTATCAAGAAAAATGGATGGTAATTAATTAGCTCTTaacaatctttattttattttattttataattttctcaTTGATAGTTTGGACATTTTTAATCCTgttttatcatttttaaattttacaaataacttcttaaaattaatttttgaattataatttttaaaaattatggtagctatatatgataaataaaaaagttgaaaataaaaatcgttttcaataaataaaagttataaaaattgtttgatattaaaaattgaaataataaatataataattaatttttttattttgataagcacaattgaaaaatatttaaaaatcacaaaaaacaaatacataatagttttttatttaacaaaaagaaaatgatattattctttttattaaCTCTCAACACTAGAATAACTTCCAAGAAGAAATAATAGTATCAtcattttgttaaatatattttgaTACTCGAGCTGGACA
This window contains:
- the LOC140179766 gene encoding uncharacterized protein, with protein sequence MGSLMAGWDSKSATLKRNRSLTKDEIDAYWRSKKKIEEEHLRAISNLAQVVQTSTTSIEVEKKLRRAITMPLGRGNESLHLNIDSNLEELIKKNGWWTKSSWAFLNEPPVTESSSNKYVSQFHVANMGTTHGDGISA